GCTCGCCGTGGACTGGGAGGCCGCGTGCTCCCGCGGCGCCCGCCGGCTGGCCGCCGATGCTCGGCGTCGCGAAGGCTTCGAGGCCGCCACCGGGGCCGACGGGCGCCTGATCTCGTTCGTGGGCACGACGCCCGATCCGACGCTGTTCCCGACCGAGGCTTTTCGCCGCGCGCTGAATCGGGTCATCAAGCGCGAGGGGAGCCTCCTCCTCCAGTACAATCCCGTGGCGGGGTATCCGGCGCTGCGGCGATACCTCGCGGCCTGGCTCGTCCGCCACGGGATCGAGGCGCCCGAGGAGGAGGTGCTGGTCGTCAATGGGTCTCAGCAGGGTCTCGACCTGATCGCGCGTCTCCTCATCGATCCGGGAGACGCCGTCGTGCTCGAGCAGCCGACGTATCCGGGCGCCATCCAGACCTTCGGCGCCGCCCAGGCGCAGATTCTCCCGCTGCCGATCGGTGCCGATGGTCTGCGCGTGGAGGCCCTGGCCGCGCTCCTCGACCGGCACCGCCCGAAGCTCCTCTACTGTCAGCCGAGCGGCCAGAACCCGACCGGCCTCTCGCTCGATCCGGCCACCCGCCGCGCGCTCCTGGAGCTCTGCGCGCGCCATGGCCTTCCCGTCGTCGAGGACGGCTTCGGCGGTCCGGCCGACGCCGAGCGGGGTCACCTCCCGCTCCGCGCGCTCGACCGGCACGGGCTCGTGATCCACCTGGGCACGTTCTCCAAGATCCTGTTTCCCGGCCTGCGCCTGGGGTGGATGGTCGTGCCGCGCCCGCTGGTCGAGCCCCTCTCGAGCATCAAGCAGCTCGCGGACCTGTCCACCAGCGCCCTGCTCCAGGCGGCCCTGACCCACTTCTGCGCGCAGCGGCGGCTCGAGCGGCACGCCCGGACGGTTCGGGCCGAGTATGCGCGTCGCCGGGCGGCGCTCCTCCGGGCGCTCGCCCGCCATCTGCCCCGGGGCGTCGCGTGGACCACCCCCGACGAGAGCGGCTTCTCGCTGCTGGTCACGCTGCCGGAGGGCCTCGACGCGGCCGCGCTCTTGCCACGCGCGGTCGAGCGCGGCGTGGCGTACATGCCCGGACGGTTCTTCTTCGTGGGCGATCAGGGCGAGCGGACGCTGCGGCTCGCCTTCGCGTCGCTGTCCGCCCCCCGCATCGAGGACGGTGTGCGGCGGCTCGCCGAGGTGCTCCAGGAGGCCGTGCGGCGGCGCCGACCGCGCGTGGCCGGCCCCCGGGCGGCGCTCCCGCTGGTCTGATCGCAAGGAGGTGTGGCATGGCGACTGGACCCCGTTTCGCGACCCGGGCCGCCCGCGGCGTCGGACCTCCGGCGTCCGTCTCGCGGCCCCTGACCCCACCGATTCACCTGGCGAACGTCTACGCCTTCGACGACCTCGCCCAGGTCGATGCCGTGTGGGAAGGGCAGCGGCCCGGCTACATCTACGGCCGGTTCGGGACGCCCAACCACACGATGCTGGAAGAGACGCTGGCCGGGCTGGAAGGGGCCGAGGCCGCGGTGGTCACGGCGTCCGGCATGGGGGCGCTCACGGCGATGCTCCTCGCCGCGCTCCAGCCGGGCGACCATCTGGTGGCCGGCCGCGATCTCTACGGGACGACGACGGCGCTCCTGCGGGAACAGGCCCCGCGGTGGGGCATCGCCGTGAGCTTCGCCGACGCGGCGGAGGCCGCCCAGGTGGAGGCGGCTCTCACGCCAGCCACGCGCGCGATCTTCGTCGAGGCGGTGTCCAACCCGCTCCTGCGTCTGGCCGACCTCCCGGGGCTTTCCGACCTGGCCCGCCGCCGCGGGCTGACGCTCCTGGTCGACAACACCTTCGCCTCGCCCGCGCTCCTGCGGCCCCTCGAGCACGGCGCCCTGGCCGTCCACCACAGCGCGACGAAATACCTGTCGGGCCACGGCGACGCCACCGCGGGCGTGCTGGCGGGACCGGCCTCGCTGATCGGCGCGGCCCGGGCCCAGGCCGTCCGGATCGGCCTCAACCTGGGACCGTTCGACGCGTGGCTGGTCCTCCGGGGGCTCCGCACGCTCGCCCTCCGGATGGAGCGGCACTCGGCGAATGCGCTGACCCTCGCACGCCTCCTCCACGAGCGGCCGGAGATCCGGCGCGTCTACTATCCCGGCCTGCCCGATCATCCCCAGCACGGCCTCGCGCTCAAGCTCTTCTCGGGCGGGTTCGGCGGTATGCTGGCCTTCGAGCTGGCGGGCGGGGCGGCGGCGGTGGAGCGGTTCTTCCGGGCC
This portion of the Candidatus Methylomirabilota bacterium genome encodes:
- a CDS encoding aminotransferase class I/II-fold pyridoxal phosphate-dependent enzyme → MATGPRFATRAARGVGPPASVSRPLTPPIHLANVYAFDDLAQVDAVWEGQRPGYIYGRFGTPNHTMLEETLAGLEGAEAAVVTASGMGALTAMLLAALQPGDHLVAGRDLYGTTTALLREQAPRWGIAVSFADAAEAAQVEAALTPATRAIFVEAVSNPLLRLADLPGLSDLARRRGLTLLVDNTFASPALLRPLEHGALAVHHSATKYLSGHGDATAGVLAGPASLIGAARAQAVRIGLNLGPFDAWLVLRGLRTLALRMERHSANALTLARLLHERPEIRRVYYPGLPDHPQHGLALKLFSGGFGGMLAFELAGGAAAVERFFRALPLLEFAPSFGDLTTTWSYPARTSHRPLSADEQAKLGIDPGLIRLSVGIEDVDDLRDALLTALSATGR
- a CDS encoding PLP-dependent aminotransferase family protein, whose protein sequence is MTGRPKEFSPPRGNWGLASPERQGSNDGALSAPPEEARLQIALDRTGGTPLFLQIKRHVEGLISGGVLPPGSKLPATRELARALGTNRATVTTAYDMLVAEGWTRAHVGQGTFVAERGAAGATAPVAASPVTTLAVDWEAACSRGARRLAADARRREGFEAATGADGRLISFVGTTPDPTLFPTEAFRRALNRVIKREGSLLLQYNPVAGYPALRRYLAAWLVRHGIEAPEEEVLVVNGSQQGLDLIARLLIDPGDAVVLEQPTYPGAIQTFGAAQAQILPLPIGADGLRVEALAALLDRHRPKLLYCQPSGQNPTGLSLDPATRRALLELCARHGLPVVEDGFGGPADAERGHLPLRALDRHGLVIHLGTFSKILFPGLRLGWMVVPRPLVEPLSSIKQLADLSTSALLQAALTHFCAQRRLERHARTVRAEYARRRAALLRALARHLPRGVAWTTPDESGFSLLVTLPEGLDAAALLPRAVERGVAYMPGRFFFVGDQGERTLRLAFASLSAPRIEDGVRRLAEVLQEAVRRRRPRVAGPRAALPLV